Below is a genomic region from Paenibacillus rhizovicinus.
GCGGCAGGTCGGCTGGATCATGCGAATGCGGCAGTCGAGCTGCTAACGGCCGCAACCGATGAAGCTGCGGCAGCCGGAGCGATCCGGCTCGATGCGCTGAACAAGGAACGGCAGGGGATCGTGGAAGATATCGTCCTGCAGGCGCAGGCGATGTGGGACGCGAAATGCGAAGCGGCGAAAGAGGCAGGCGAGCCTCAACCGTCCGTCATCGTACTTGCGGGCGAAGGCTGGAATGCGGGCGTCGTCGGCATCGTGGCGTCCAAAATGATCGAGAAGCATTATAAGCCGACGATCATTCTCGGCATGGATGCGGAGACGGGCAAATGCAAGGGTTCGGCCCGCTCCATAGAAGGTTACGACCTGCATGCGGCGCTCACGGAATGCGAAGAATGGCTCGATCATTACGGCGGTCATCAGGCGGCGGCAGGCATGACGCTTCACCGTGACAACCTGGCGCCGTTCGAAGCCAAACTCTCGAGCCTTGCGGATGCATGGCTGCAAGAGGATGATTGGGTGCCTAAACTGACGATCGACTTGTCCTGCAAAATGGAGGATGCTACGCTTAAGGTGCGCGAGCAGCTGTCGAAGCTCGAACCGTTCGGAGCGGGCAACGCCGCGCCGAAATTGCTCTTGACCGGCATTACGCTGGCTGACCGCAAAACGATGGGCAAGGAACGGACGCATTTGAAGCTCGCGCTCGCCGGACAAGGGAAAATGCTGGATGCCATCGGCTTCGGATACGGCCATCTTGCGGAGCGGCTAACCTTCGGGGCGGAAGTCGAGGTCGTCGGCGAATTGACGATCAACGAGTGGAACGGACAGCGCAAAGCGCAGTTTATGCTGAGCGATTTGCGAGTGCCTCATATTCAACTGTTCGACAAGCGAAACGACCCGGAGTGCGAAACGTTCGCGTCGCTTGGCCGCTTGCTTGGCTCGAGCGGAATCGCGCAATCCCAGGGAATCGTCCTCGTGCCGAATGCTCCGTGGATGGAAGCCGCAGGGCAATCGGAGCATTTCCGGCTTCCGCCAGGATTTCAACTCTTGACCTACGAAGCACTTATCGGGCAATATATACAAGGTCGCCATTTGATCGTGATCGGTAAACCGGCGTCCGCAGAGCAGCTATCAAGCGCGGTTGCCGCATGTTCCGGACTCGAAGCCGTTCATCTTCTCTATAGCATCGACAAGGAGCAGGCTGAATTCCCCGCACGTGAAGATTTCGGCCAGCTGTACCAGCTGCTGCGGCGCGAATGTCCGCTGCCGGAGGCGGGAAGCCGGCAAGCGCTCGCCGCGCGGCTGAACCGTTCCGCCCAGAGTGTCGATCTGATGCTCGGCGTGTTCGAGGAGCTGGAATTTATCGCGTGCGAGAACGAAACCATCGCGCTCAGCGCGGTAACCGGCAAGAAGGAGCTGTCGCTCTCACGCAAGTATCGCGATGGCAGCCGAATGGCGGAATCCAACGCGATTCTGAGCCTGCCGGCCAAGCAGTTGTCCGATTGGCTCACCGTGCAATCCAGCATTACACAAAATGAACACAACGAAGGAGTCGTCCATTCATGAACTATAAAGAACATATCCGCGTCATCCCTGATTTCCCGCAGCCGGGAATTCGCTTCAAAGACATCACGACATTGACCAACAATGGAGCGGTATACGCTGCAGCCATCAACGAAATTAAAGAAGCGATCCAAGACAAGCAGATCGACCTCATCGCCGGACCGGAAGCGCGCGGCTTCATTATCGGGGCGCCATTGGCTGTTTCGATGGGCCTGGGCTTCGTGCCGATCCGCAAGAGCGGCAAGCTGCCGGGCGAAGTCGTCGAAGCAAGCTATGATTTGGAATACGGCAAAGACAAACTGACGATCCACAAGGATGCGATCAAGCCGGGCCAGAAAGTGCTCATCGCCGACGATTTGCTCGCGACGGGCGGAACGATCGCGTCGACGATCAACCTGATCGAGCAGCTCGGCGGCGAAGTGGTCGGCGCAGCCTTTTTGATCGAGCTCGGCTATTTGGATGGCCGCAGCAAACTCGGCGACATCGACATTTTCTCGCTCGTTACGTACTAGTTCATGCACACCTGACGCCGGACACGGGAGCTCACGCTTCTGTGTCCGGCGTTCTCTATCGCGGAGGTTGACGGAAAGGCTTGAAAACAGGCATAATAATAGGAAAAACTCGGACTAAACGACGATGCCGTACCATTTCATGATTTCA
It encodes:
- the recJ gene encoding single-stranded-DNA-specific exonuclease RecJ — translated: MLQSKTRWNLASLDVEGEARAAVLARSLSLSPLVARLLVQRGYDRVEEARQFLNGGIECLHDPFLLKDMKTAADRISLARQRGERVRIYGDYDADGVSSTTLMTYLFQRLELNFDHYIPHRTLEGYGLNKKALEAAAEKGVTLIVTVDTGISAVEEIAYAAELGIDVVVTDHHEPPHVLPAAHAIVNPKQEDCGYPFKGLAGVGVAFKLATALLGEPPLEWTDVVALGTIADLMPLTDENRVLVRFGLEQLRQTDKPGFRALAEVGGVDLPALLATHIAFSMAPRINAAGRLDHANAAVELLTAATDEAAAAGAIRLDALNKERQGIVEDIVLQAQAMWDAKCEAAKEAGEPQPSVIVLAGEGWNAGVVGIVASKMIEKHYKPTIILGMDAETGKCKGSARSIEGYDLHAALTECEEWLDHYGGHQAAAGMTLHRDNLAPFEAKLSSLADAWLQEDDWVPKLTIDLSCKMEDATLKVREQLSKLEPFGAGNAAPKLLLTGITLADRKTMGKERTHLKLALAGQGKMLDAIGFGYGHLAERLTFGAEVEVVGELTINEWNGQRKAQFMLSDLRVPHIQLFDKRNDPECETFASLGRLLGSSGIAQSQGIVLVPNAPWMEAAGQSEHFRLPPGFQLLTYEALIGQYIQGRHLIVIGKPASAEQLSSAVAACSGLEAVHLLYSIDKEQAEFPAREDFGQLYQLLRRECPLPEAGSRQALAARLNRSAQSVDLMLGVFEELEFIACENETIALSAVTGKKELSLSRKYRDGSRMAESNAILSLPAKQLSDWLTVQSSITQNEHNEGVVHS
- a CDS encoding adenine phosphoribosyltransferase produces the protein MNYKEHIRVIPDFPQPGIRFKDITTLTNNGAVYAAAINEIKEAIQDKQIDLIAGPEARGFIIGAPLAVSMGLGFVPIRKSGKLPGEVVEASYDLEYGKDKLTIHKDAIKPGQKVLIADDLLATGGTIASTINLIEQLGGEVVGAAFLIELGYLDGRSKLGDIDIFSLVTY